Proteins from one Planctomyces sp. SH-PL62 genomic window:
- a CDS encoding cupin domain-containing protein, translating into MAIPHAHPGEVVDVRPLGPALVNAITTALIKTEALEVIRLVVPKGKEISAHSTPGAITLQCIEGRIAFTSGGTQRELDAGQLLYLEGGRPHSVLGIEDASLLLTITFPRHPARG; encoded by the coding sequence ATGGCGATCCCGCATGCCCATCCGGGGGAGGTCGTCGACGTACGGCCGCTCGGCCCCGCTCTGGTGAACGCGATCACGACCGCCCTGATCAAAACCGAGGCCCTGGAGGTGATCCGCCTCGTCGTTCCGAAGGGGAAGGAGATATCCGCCCACTCGACTCCGGGGGCGATTACGCTCCAGTGTATCGAGGGCCGAATCGCCTTCACGTCGGGCGGGACGCAGCGTGAGCTGGACGCCGGTCAACTCCTCTATCTCGAGGGCGGACGACCCCACTCGGTCCTGGGGATCGAAGACGCCTCCCTCCTCCTGACGATCACCTTCCCCCGACACCCCGCGCGGGGATAA
- a CDS encoding DUF1552 domain-containing protein — MTPRNDLSRRRFLRGVGLSGATIQVGLPAFEAFFNSSGTAYAAEAGAAARPIETRFVLWFNGNGIIEKYWIPREDGPDYEMTPCLQPLARFRRDIHVLSGVDNPAARLPGPGNGHHNSMSGLVSGAMFSGRGAGGPSIDQVIAQKIGDDSRFRSLQVGVCQESFGESIQRNLSWAGRDRPLPPEMIPHRLFDRLFGSKEPYWIERKKSILDAVGDEAKSLQSALGHGDRQRLEEYLTSVRSLERSIASLPPEYSQVVERPSEGGDLKDWPRIAKLQADLLVHALASRQTRVASFMLTKCQGLSRFPWLGYTYERHHEYTHGRVESPEGQRIMRDICRWHVEEFAYFLGRLKSIPEGDGTLLDHTCALFVHEHAEANSHKNAGLAMIAAGHAGQMKTGLHTRMTGTVGDLYLTLAEEVVGAPIANFPTGEKKLVEIV; from the coding sequence ATGACACCACGAAACGACTTGTCCCGGCGGCGGTTCCTGCGGGGCGTGGGCCTTTCGGGGGCCACCATCCAGGTCGGCTTACCTGCGTTCGAGGCGTTCTTCAACTCCAGCGGCACGGCCTACGCCGCCGAGGCGGGAGCCGCGGCCCGGCCGATCGAGACCCGCTTCGTGCTCTGGTTCAATGGCAATGGGATCATCGAGAAATACTGGATCCCGCGCGAGGACGGCCCGGACTACGAGATGACCCCCTGCCTCCAGCCGCTGGCCCGATTTCGCCGGGACATCCACGTCCTCAGCGGCGTCGATAATCCGGCCGCTCGCCTCCCCGGGCCGGGCAACGGCCACCACAATTCGATGAGCGGCCTCGTCTCGGGCGCGATGTTCTCGGGCCGCGGCGCGGGCGGCCCGTCCATCGACCAGGTGATCGCCCAGAAGATCGGCGACGACAGCCGATTCCGCTCCCTGCAAGTCGGCGTCTGCCAGGAATCCTTCGGCGAGAGCATTCAGCGGAATCTGAGCTGGGCCGGCCGCGATCGCCCGCTGCCGCCCGAGATGATCCCGCATCGGCTGTTCGATCGCCTGTTCGGCTCCAAGGAGCCGTACTGGATCGAGCGCAAGAAGAGCATCCTCGACGCCGTGGGCGACGAGGCGAAGTCGCTCCAGTCGGCGCTGGGGCATGGCGATCGTCAGCGACTCGAAGAGTATCTGACCTCGGTGCGCAGCCTGGAGCGGTCGATCGCGAGCCTGCCGCCCGAATATTCGCAGGTCGTCGAGCGGCCGTCGGAGGGGGGCGACCTGAAGGACTGGCCGCGGATCGCGAAGCTCCAGGCCGACCTCCTGGTGCACGCGCTGGCCTCGCGCCAGACCCGGGTCGCCTCGTTCATGCTGACCAAGTGTCAGGGGCTCTCGCGGTTCCCCTGGCTGGGCTACACCTACGAGCGGCACCACGAATACACCCACGGCCGGGTGGAATCGCCCGAAGGCCAGCGCATCATGCGCGACATCTGCCGGTGGCACGTCGAGGAATTCGCCTACTTCCTCGGCAGGCTGAAATCCATCCCAGAGGGCGACGGCACCCTGCTCGACCACACCTGCGCCCTGTTCGTCCACGAGCACGCCGAGGCCAATTCCCACAAGAACGCCGGCCTGGCCATGATCGCCGCGGGCCACGCCGGCCAGATGAAGACAGGCCTCCACACCCGCATGACCGGGACGGTGGGCGACCTGTATCTCACCCTGGCCGAGGAAGTCGTCGGCGCGCCGATCGCCAACTTCCCGACGGGCGAGAAGAAGCTGGTGGAGATCGTTTGA
- a CDS encoding helix-turn-helix domain-containing protein, with amino-acid sequence MSRQKKDPLRELTDAERRELVQFSRSSAAPAAEVVRAKILLAVAAGDDYQDAARAVGRRSGDAVSHLVARFNAEGLEALKPRHGGGRSPTYGPQERARIAAEAARAPTPEGDGTATWSLSTLQRTLRAAADGLPKVSTYTIRRVLRESGASYQRTRTWCPTGKALRRRKVGPVQVADPDSDAKKI; translated from the coding sequence ATGTCGCGCCAGAAGAAGGACCCGCTCCGCGAGCTGACCGACGCGGAGCGACGGGAGTTGGTCCAGTTCAGTCGGTCCTCGGCCGCCCCGGCCGCCGAGGTCGTCCGCGCCAAGATCCTGCTGGCCGTCGCCGCCGGCGACGACTACCAGGACGCGGCCCGCGCCGTCGGCCGCCGCTCCGGCGACGCCGTCTCGCACCTGGTCGCCCGCTTCAACGCCGAGGGCCTTGAGGCGTTGAAGCCCCGCCACGGCGGCGGGCGGAGCCCGACCTACGGCCCGCAGGAGCGGGCGCGGATCGCCGCCGAGGCGGCCCGGGCGCCGACCCCGGAGGGCGACGGCACCGCCACCTGGTCGCTCTCGACGTTGCAGCGGACGCTCCGCGCGGCCGCCGACGGCCTGCCGAAGGTCTCGACCTATACCATCCGCCGCGTCCTGCGCGAGTCCGGGGCCAGCTACCAGCGCACTCGGACCTGGTGCCCCACCGGCAAGGCGCTGCGCCGCCGCAAGGTCGGGCCGGTCCAGGTCGCCGACCCGGATTCTGATGCGAAAAAAATTTGA
- a CDS encoding carbon-nitrogen hydrolase family protein — translation MRGLLLPVHLGLAIMIGVGLAEAAAGEAPQEASRAEAPPIAKGDRPSRKVVVGTAIFGPHGDYPGLQERLEILSGLIDEMARKASAQSPGRGLDLAILPETVVTASGGEARDRAIPLDGPVKETFGGLARKHRSYILATMDLAEPGPEATVYSNAAILFDRRGEVVGIYRKRHPVAYVGSDVLEGGVTPGRECPVFDCDFGKLGIQICWDVQYDEGWDALAKAGAEIVAWPTASPATLTPSAQAARHRYYVASSVWRNNATIYEPTGMVAARIEEPSRVLVHELDLSYAILGWSGFLRNGEALRERYGERIGFHYDPREDMGLFWSNDPTTTIGAMVRSIGGEELDVQVERNRRLQEPARLPSP, via the coding sequence ATGCGAGGACTCCTTCTCCCGGTTCATCTCGGACTGGCGATCATGATCGGCGTCGGCCTGGCCGAAGCAGCAGCAGGTGAGGCCCCCCAAGAAGCGTCCCGTGCCGAAGCGCCGCCGATCGCGAAGGGCGATCGACCGTCCCGTAAGGTCGTCGTCGGCACGGCCATTTTCGGCCCGCATGGCGATTATCCCGGGCTGCAGGAGCGGCTGGAGATCCTGAGCGGCCTGATCGACGAGATGGCCCGAAAGGCTTCGGCGCAGAGCCCCGGCCGGGGGCTCGACCTGGCGATCCTCCCCGAGACGGTCGTGACAGCGAGCGGCGGGGAGGCTCGCGATCGGGCCATCCCTCTCGACGGCCCGGTCAAGGAAACCTTCGGCGGCCTGGCCCGCAAGCACAGGTCTTACATCCTCGCCACGATGGACCTGGCCGAACCGGGACCGGAAGCGACCGTTTATTCCAACGCCGCGATCCTCTTCGACCGCCGCGGCGAGGTCGTCGGGATCTATCGCAAGCGACACCCCGTCGCGTACGTCGGCAGCGACGTGCTGGAGGGGGGCGTCACGCCGGGTCGAGAGTGCCCGGTGTTCGATTGCGATTTCGGCAAACTCGGGATCCAGATCTGCTGGGACGTCCAGTACGACGAAGGCTGGGACGCGCTGGCGAAGGCCGGGGCCGAGATCGTCGCCTGGCCCACGGCTTCCCCGGCCACGCTCACCCCCTCGGCGCAGGCCGCCCGGCACCGCTACTACGTCGCGTCGAGCGTCTGGCGGAACAACGCCACGATCTACGAACCGACGGGGATGGTGGCGGCCCGGATCGAGGAGCCCTCGCGCGTCCTCGTCCACGAACTCGACCTGAGCTACGCCATCCTCGGCTGGTCGGGCTTTCTCCGCAACGGCGAGGCCCTTCGGGAACGGTACGGCGAGCGGATCGGGTTCCACTACGACCCGAGAGAGGACATGGGGCTGTTCTGGTCCAACGATCCAACGACGACCATCGGCGCGATGGTCCGCTCGATCGGCGGCGAGGAGCTTGACGTCCAGGTCGAGCGTAATCGCCGCTTGCAGGAACCGGCCCGCCTCCCCTCCCCTTGA
- a CDS encoding transposase, translating into MIEAAYLTGTSSGLEVWCTDQAGPYQTVPYPGRSWRPEGDPARQPHEYLRDGTAKALTLFRPADGHARVSGVTACPNAVLHPWLKRELAAILAAMPDPPATPDDGWRGAWERWQEGLTVVPTLPEAPPPLRMLLVLDNLAGHKTPELVCWLFDHGIMPLYTPVGGSWLNMAESLQRILKRRALDGQYPTDAAQIIAWYEAAARHWDAAPTPFQWGGKRAARRRRQRERRHHLGGSGACSRVPVPRRADLWPQAIQVTH; encoded by the coding sequence TTGATCGAGGCGGCCTACCTCACGGGTACGTCGTCGGGGCTGGAGGTCTGGTGCACCGACCAGGCCGGCCCCTACCAGACGGTCCCCTACCCGGGACGGTCGTGGCGCCCCGAAGGGGACCCGGCGCGCCAGCCGCACGAGTACCTCCGCGACGGCACGGCGAAGGCCCTGACGCTGTTCCGCCCGGCCGACGGCCACGCCCGCGTCAGCGGCGTGACGGCCTGCCCCAACGCCGTCCTGCACCCCTGGCTGAAGCGCGAACTGGCGGCCATCCTTGCCGCGATGCCCGACCCTCCGGCGACGCCGGACGACGGCTGGCGTGGGGCCTGGGAACGCTGGCAGGAGGGCCTCACGGTCGTGCCGACGCTCCCGGAGGCACCGCCGCCGTTGCGGATGCTCTTGGTGCTCGACAACCTGGCCGGCCACAAGACGCCCGAGCTGGTGTGCTGGCTGTTCGACCACGGGATCATGCCGCTGTACACGCCGGTGGGCGGCTCCTGGCTGAACATGGCCGAGAGCCTGCAGCGGATCCTCAAGCGCCGGGCGCTGGACGGGCAGTACCCGACCGACGCGGCCCAGATCATCGCGTGGTATGAAGCCGCGGCGCGGCACTGGGACGCGGCGCCGACGCCGTTCCAGTGGGGCGGCAAGCGGGCGGCCCGGCGGCGGCGGCAGCGTGAGCGCCGTCACCACCTCGGCGGCTCGGGGGCCTGCTCGCGTGTCCCGGTCCCGCGGCGTGCCGACTTATGGCCACAGGCAATCCAAGTGACCCACTAG
- a CDS encoding PcfJ domain-containing protein — MFSSLAHHLTAEYPAPPVLLSAWFMRDDWEGLRSRRWFLQAARGVSLREIGFPISLTRRMAHRLAHAPAHYPIDFALRWAQVRGLGGSDSLARAVASTRLGGAFEHEEFWSSAIQFLVDHPGVDPTAVGSVVEYLQDQKYEWRSVLIGEGPEEVEVDVEAPQPNLSLKGWTADSLLRRVAAWKAERKARLERVLIRWDRSSIGEFECEDESGRNWSVRELLDSHTLASEGKAMEHCVATYTDPCARRLTTIWSIRVEASGSWMRSATVEVEPTSREIVQAKARENEDPAPDCRAILMRWAEREGLKLET, encoded by the coding sequence TTGTTCTCCTCGCTCGCGCATCACCTGACGGCCGAGTACCCGGCGCCGCCGGTCCTGCTCTCGGCCTGGTTCATGAGGGACGATTGGGAGGGCCTGCGATCGCGCCGCTGGTTCCTTCAGGCCGCTCGGGGCGTCAGTTTGCGGGAGATCGGATTTCCGATCTCGCTGACCCGTCGCATGGCCCACCGGCTCGCCCACGCCCCGGCCCACTATCCGATCGATTTCGCGCTGCGATGGGCGCAGGTCCGAGGTCTGGGCGGTTCGGACAGCCTGGCCCGGGCCGTGGCCTCCACGCGCCTGGGCGGGGCGTTCGAGCACGAGGAGTTCTGGTCGTCCGCGATCCAGTTCCTCGTCGACCACCCGGGAGTCGATCCGACGGCCGTCGGATCGGTGGTGGAGTACCTGCAAGATCAGAAATATGAATGGCGATCGGTCCTGATCGGCGAGGGGCCCGAGGAGGTGGAGGTCGACGTGGAGGCCCCGCAGCCGAACCTTTCGCTGAAGGGTTGGACGGCCGACTCGCTGCTGAGGCGGGTCGCGGCCTGGAAGGCGGAGCGAAAAGCAAGGCTTGAGCGCGTGCTGATCCGATGGGACCGATCGTCCATCGGCGAATTCGAGTGCGAGGACGAATCGGGGCGCAACTGGTCCGTCCGGGAATTGCTCGACAGCCACACGCTGGCCTCCGAGGGGAAGGCGATGGAACATTGCGTCGCCACCTATACCGACCCGTGCGCCAGGCGGCTGACGACGATCTGGTCGATCCGGGTCGAGGCGTCCGGCAGCTGGATGCGGTCTGCGACGGTGGAGGTCGAGCCGACGAGCCGCGAGATCGTCCAGGCGAAGGCCAGGGAGAATGAGGACCCCGCCCCAGACTGCCGGGCGATCCTCATGCGATGGGCCGAGCGGGAGGGGCTCAAGCTCGAAACCTGA
- a CDS encoding helix-turn-helix domain-containing protein yields the protein MKPPLFVRPFSPEESQALRAGLRSPSAFTLRRCQILLASAEGLKPSAIRARLGCATQTVRDAIRAFAAEGLACLRAKSHRPRSARPALEAEAAKRLRALLHRSPRDFGRPTSLWTLALAAEAAFAEGVTARVMSGESVRRTLKRLGVGWRRAKTWITSPDPAYSRKKGRATG from the coding sequence ATGAAGCCGCCCCTGTTCGTCCGTCCGTTCTCCCCCGAGGAGTCCCAGGCCCTCCGGGCCGGCCTCCGATCGCCCTCGGCCTTCACCCTGCGGCGCTGCCAGATCCTCCTGGCCAGCGCCGAGGGCCTCAAGCCCTCCGCGATCCGCGCCCGGCTCGGCTGCGCCACCCAGACCGTCCGCGACGCCATCCGCGCCTTCGCCGCCGAGGGGCTCGCCTGCCTCCGTGCCAAGTCGCACCGCCCCCGATCGGCCCGGCCGGCCCTCGAGGCCGAGGCCGCCAAGCGGCTCCGCGCCCTGCTGCACCGCAGCCCGCGCGACTTCGGCAGGCCGACCTCGCTCTGGACCCTCGCGCTGGCCGCCGAGGCGGCGTTCGCCGAGGGCGTCACCGCGCGGGTGATGAGCGGCGAGTCGGTCCGTCGGACGCTGAAGCGCCTGGGCGTGGGGTGGAGGCGGGCCAAGACCTGGATCACCAGCCCCGACCCGGCCTACTCGCGCAAAAAGGGGCGCGCGACCGGCTGA
- a CDS encoding DUF1592 domain-containing protein, whose amino-acid sequence MGGRWPVRLLISVALIAATPAIATPDDSSRSRRVVDESYFANAVYPALHAVQCERCHGDNGVASETRLAFPEPDAGRDRITAFGLGLIDLVDRTDPERSLLLRKPTKRVKHAGGQRIKPGGDEEEALRAWIDYLAGLSDDQVRQARERVARFERRGLESLSVRRLTHSQYNHTVRDLLGDQSQLASGFPKEDFVNGFKNQAEGQGVSPLQAEAYSRAAERLALAAFRGGDHHHLIPRQPASPTDAEGAGEFVRQFGLKAFRRPLKDDEVSRYTGLFLGEAGRRKDFHAGASLVVEVMLQSPHFLFRVERGAGSPDAPYEVASRLSYFLWDTMPDDDLLAAAGRGELATTVQVEAIARRMLDDTRARGAMAEFLAQWMRFDRALEATRDRRRFREFNAEVAAAMVEETRRLFEDLVWGDRDFRGFFTAGYTFVNADLARLYGLPAPAEDFAKVDYPADSGRSGVLGHGSFLVLTSKPAETSPTARGLFIRNQFLGQEVPPPPAGVNTDLPTVTEDAPLTNRQRLAVHLNSESCAGCHRLIDPIGLGFEQYDAVGVFREKMVLQFAGPRGDQARERRPITREIEVDTSGSIEGMADSAFSTPRELGRLLAESKTCQRAIVKQLFRYAFGRQETPNDQPVIEALVAKFRGSGFRFRELLLALVMSDLFLQKGSG is encoded by the coding sequence ATGGGCGGGCGATGGCCGGTGCGGTTGCTGATCTCGGTCGCGCTCATCGCCGCGACGCCCGCCATAGCCACGCCGGACGATTCCTCGCGGTCGCGCCGCGTTGTCGATGAATCGTACTTCGCCAACGCGGTGTACCCGGCGTTGCACGCCGTCCAGTGCGAGCGTTGCCACGGCGACAACGGCGTGGCCTCCGAGACGCGGCTCGCCTTCCCCGAGCCGGATGCCGGCCGAGATCGGATCACGGCGTTCGGTCTCGGCCTGATCGACCTGGTCGACCGCACGGACCCCGAGCGGTCGTTGCTGCTGCGGAAGCCGACGAAGCGCGTCAAGCACGCCGGCGGCCAGCGGATCAAGCCGGGCGGCGACGAGGAGGAAGCGTTGCGGGCCTGGATCGACTACCTGGCCGGCCTCTCGGATGACCAGGTGCGACAGGCGCGGGAGCGGGTCGCCCGATTCGAGCGGCGTGGGCTGGAGTCGCTGAGTGTGCGTCGACTGACGCATAGCCAATACAACCACACCGTGCGCGACCTGCTCGGCGACCAGAGCCAGCTCGCCAGTGGCTTCCCGAAGGAAGATTTCGTCAACGGCTTCAAGAATCAGGCGGAGGGTCAGGGGGTCTCGCCGCTCCAGGCGGAAGCCTACAGCCGGGCGGCCGAGCGGCTCGCCCTAGCTGCGTTTCGGGGAGGAGACCACCACCACCTGATCCCCCGCCAGCCCGCGTCGCCGACCGACGCCGAGGGTGCGGGCGAGTTCGTCCGGCAGTTCGGCCTCAAGGCGTTCCGACGCCCCCTGAAGGATGATGAAGTCAGCCGCTACACCGGGCTGTTCCTGGGGGAGGCCGGTCGCAGGAAGGACTTCCACGCCGGGGCCTCCCTGGTCGTCGAGGTCATGCTCCAGTCTCCGCATTTCCTCTTCCGGGTCGAGCGCGGGGCCGGCAGCCCCGACGCACCGTATGAAGTCGCCAGCCGGCTCTCGTACTTCCTCTGGGACACGATGCCAGACGACGACTTACTGGCTGCCGCTGGAAGGGGCGAGCTGGCGACGACCGTGCAGGTCGAGGCCATCGCGCGCCGGATGCTCGATGACACCCGCGCCCGGGGGGCGATGGCCGAATTCCTGGCGCAGTGGATGCGCTTCGACCGGGCGCTGGAGGCCACGCGCGATCGCCGACGGTTCCGCGAATTCAACGCCGAGGTCGCCGCGGCGATGGTCGAGGAGACGCGGCGCCTCTTCGAAGATCTCGTCTGGGGCGACCGGGATTTCCGGGGGTTCTTCACCGCCGGTTACACCTTCGTGAACGCCGACCTCGCACGGCTTTACGGCCTGCCGGCCCCCGCCGAGGATTTCGCGAAGGTCGACTATCCGGCCGATTCCGGTCGCTCCGGGGTGCTGGGGCATGGCAGCTTCCTGGTGCTGACGAGCAAGCCCGCGGAAACCTCGCCGACCGCGCGGGGGCTGTTCATCCGCAACCAGTTCCTCGGCCAGGAGGTCCCGCCGCCCCCGGCGGGCGTCAACACCGACTTGCCGACGGTCACGGAGGACGCGCCGTTGACGAACCGCCAGCGGCTCGCCGTTCACCTGAACAGCGAGTCGTGCGCGGGCTGCCATCGACTGATCGACCCCATCGGGCTGGGATTCGAGCAATACGACGCGGTCGGCGTGTTCCGGGAGAAGATGGTGCTCCAGTTCGCGGGCCCCCGGGGTGATCAGGCGCGCGAGCGCAGGCCGATCACTCGGGAAATCGAGGTCGACACGTCCGGTTCGATCGAGGGGATGGCCGATTCGGCCTTCTCGACGCCCCGGGAACTGGGCCGCCTGCTCGCCGAGAGCAAGACATGCCAGCGGGCCATCGTCAAGCAGTTGTTCCGGTACGCGTTCGGCCGGCAGGAGACCCCGAACGACCAGCCGGTCATCGAGGCGCTGGTGGCGAAGTTCCGCGGCTCGGGCTTCCGGTTCCGGGAATTGCTCCTCGCGCTGGTCATGTCGGACCTCTTCCTCCAGAAGGGCTCGGGTTGA
- a CDS encoding RrF2 family transcriptional regulator, whose product MRLSLQTDYALRTLLYLATRTVRTPVADVAGFFGISTHHVGKVVHQLGRLGYVRNHRGPGGGIELAREPRDITVGQVVLDFEGNMHLLECVAAPDRCAIQPGCTLRGVLAEAERLQLDYLHGITLESLLPVPLDLTIFKA is encoded by the coding sequence ATGAGACTTTCACTCCAGACCGATTACGCGCTGCGGACGTTGCTGTACCTCGCGACGCGGACGGTGCGGACTCCTGTGGCCGACGTGGCGGGATTCTTCGGGATCTCGACGCACCACGTCGGCAAGGTCGTGCACCAGCTCGGTCGGCTAGGGTACGTCAGGAATCATCGCGGCCCCGGCGGCGGCATCGAGCTGGCCAGGGAGCCGCGCGACATCACGGTGGGCCAGGTGGTCCTCGATTTCGAAGGAAACATGCATCTGCTCGAATGCGTCGCCGCGCCGGATCGGTGCGCGATCCAGCCCGGCTGCACGCTCCGCGGGGTCCTGGCCGAGGCCGAACGCCTGCAGCTGGACTACCTTCACGGGATCACGCTGGAATCCCTCCTCCCAGTCCCCCTCGATCTGACGATCTTCAAAGCTTGA
- a CDS encoding transposase, translating to MEAGQDLDHQPRPGLLAQKGARDRLIRLAEANPDWVLGYQDEVWWSRLARPELRAWAGGEPLRLHEPPADPADREPKALACYGLLRADTGGMLRRFVRGRPVSQVTEDFLAWACRRLAAEGKRALLLIWDNAAWHVSARARGWIKAHNRRVKREGGVRIVACFLPIKAPWLNAIEPKWVHGKRAIVEPKRKLTAAEVEERVCGYYGCERLDRLTQQVP from the coding sequence GTGGAGGCGGGCCAAGACCTGGATCACCAGCCCCGACCCGGCCTACTCGCGCAAAAAGGGGCGCGCGACCGGCTGATCCGCCTGGCCGAGGCCAACCCCGACTGGGTGCTCGGCTACCAGGACGAGGTGTGGTGGAGCCGGCTGGCGCGGCCCGAGCTGCGCGCCTGGGCCGGCGGTGAGCCGTTGCGGCTGCACGAACCGCCGGCCGACCCCGCCGACCGCGAGCCCAAGGCGCTGGCCTGCTACGGCCTGCTGCGGGCCGACACCGGCGGGATGCTGCGGCGGTTCGTGCGAGGGCGGCCGGTCAGCCAGGTGACCGAGGACTTCCTGGCCTGGGCGTGCCGGCGGCTGGCGGCCGAGGGGAAGCGCGCCCTGCTACTCATCTGGGACAACGCCGCCTGGCACGTCAGCGCCCGGGCGAGGGGCTGGATCAAGGCGCACAACCGTCGGGTGAAGCGCGAGGGCGGGGTGCGGATCGTGGCCTGCTTCCTGCCGATCAAGGCGCCGTGGCTCAACGCGATCGAGCCGAAGTGGGTCCACGGCAAGCGCGCCATCGTCGAGCCGAAGCGGAAGCTGACCGCCGCGGAGGTCGAGGAGCGGGTCTGCGGCTACTACGGCTGCGAACGACTCGATCGCCTCACACAGCAAGTCCCGTGA
- a CDS encoding DUF3365 domain-containing protein: MILHKRTWLGLACFGAAAAALLATVSTGVARGVDAGTESNAKAEVEAETDPALERTREQVQMLDGLYKNAVVSITTRYVAGQDEQPAIMVAQDIFGAMRKEGWHSAKLVDATGEPLDDANAPRTDFEKDAAREINSGKPYFDRVVGEGNDRRLLAATVVPVVMQKCADCHTHKKVGEILGFIRYDIPIK; this comes from the coding sequence ATGATTCTGCATAAGCGAACGTGGCTAGGATTGGCTTGCTTCGGCGCGGCGGCGGCGGCGCTCCTGGCCACGGTCTCGACCGGGGTCGCCCGGGGGGTCGACGCGGGGACGGAATCCAACGCGAAAGCCGAGGTCGAAGCCGAAACGGACCCTGCGCTGGAGCGGACGCGCGAACAGGTCCAGATGCTCGACGGCCTGTACAAGAACGCGGTGGTCTCGATCACCACGAGGTACGTGGCGGGGCAGGACGAGCAACCCGCCATCATGGTCGCCCAGGACATCTTCGGGGCGATGCGGAAGGAGGGGTGGCACTCGGCCAAGCTGGTGGACGCCACGGGCGAGCCGCTGGACGACGCCAACGCGCCGCGCACGGATTTCGAGAAGGATGCGGCCCGGGAGATCAACTCGGGCAAGCCCTACTTCGACCGCGTCGTCGGCGAAGGGAACGACCGCCGGCTCCTGGCCGCGACCGTCGTCCCGGTCGTCATGCAGAAGTGCGCCGACTGCCACACGCACAAGAAAGTCGGTGAGATCCTGGGCTTCATCCGTTACGATATCCCGATCAAGTGA
- a CDS encoding alpha/beta hydrolase family protein encodes MMMLRVLSTVALIAGLAAAVHAEEPRAFPGTASQWNGFVRHDFRVDGVDVIVVEPRTPLAGRPWAWRGEFFGAYPNADVELLGKGWHLAYISVPNLFGSPKAMARWKTFHDVMVKRHGLAPRPALIGLSRGALYCMAWAAAHPDETLAVYLDNGVCDFKSWPGGRPKGLGTGSGSPEEWAKLLRAFGFRNDQEAVAYGGNPVDHLKPLAEARIPILLVYGDADVTVPHRENSEIVYERYRALGGPVERIIKPGADHHPHGLTDPGAIVEFLDRAWRERGRRPETP; translated from the coding sequence ATGATGATGCTGAGAGTTCTCTCCACGGTCGCCTTGATCGCTGGGCTCGCCGCGGCCGTCCACGCCGAGGAGCCCCGGGCGTTCCCCGGGACCGCCAGTCAGTGGAACGGCTTCGTCCGTCATGACTTTCGGGTGGACGGGGTCGATGTGATCGTGGTCGAGCCGCGGACGCCGCTGGCGGGGAGGCCCTGGGCCTGGCGGGGCGAGTTCTTCGGAGCCTATCCCAACGCCGACGTCGAACTGCTGGGGAAGGGCTGGCACCTCGCCTACATCTCCGTCCCGAACCTGTTCGGGTCGCCCAAGGCGATGGCCCGCTGGAAGACGTTCCACGACGTGATGGTGAAGCGACACGGGCTGGCCCCCCGGCCGGCCCTGATCGGCCTGAGCCGGGGTGCGCTTTACTGCATGGCCTGGGCGGCGGCCCATCCCGACGAGACGCTGGCGGTCTATCTCGACAACGGCGTCTGCGACTTCAAGAGCTGGCCCGGCGGTCGCCCTAAGGGATTGGGGACCGGCTCCGGCTCTCCGGAGGAGTGGGCGAAGCTGCTGCGGGCCTTCGGCTTTCGAAACGATCAGGAGGCCGTCGCCTACGGCGGCAATCCGGTGGACCACCTCAAGCCGCTGGCCGAGGCCCGAATCCCGATCCTCCTCGTTTATGGAGACGCCGACGTCACCGTCCCCCATCGCGAGAATTCGGAGATCGTCTACGAACGCTACCGGGCGCTGGGGGGGCCGGTCGAGCGGATCATCAAGCCCGGAGCGGACCACCACCCCCACGGATTGACCGATCCCGGGGCGATCGTCGAGTTCCTCGACAGGGCGTGGCGGGAGCGAGGTCGACGCCCGGAAACTCCGTGA